Within Legionella birminghamensis, the genomic segment GGTGAACTGAATTACAAGGTAACCGATGTTAACCCGGTCCTTGAACGAGTGTTGAATTATTATTCGAACACTGTTAATACAGACGAGGAAGTTCCTCATATTGACAAAACCGATGGCCTAAGTCTCGAGTTCAGCAAATGGCGCATGAATATTCGCGCCTCCAATACTGAACCCCTTTTACGGCTTAACATTGAGTCACGCGGTTGTCATTCATTGGTTAGCGAACGGGTACGTGAAGTCGAGTCATTAATTAATGCAGACTAGCTCACGTTTGATCAGAAAATTACGAAAAGGTGTTTGAAGGAAATAGCATGCAAAAGAAAGTCGCATTAATTACTGGTATCACTGGACAAGATGGAGCTTATCTTGCTGAGTTACTTTTGGCAAAAGGCTATGAGGTTCATGGTATCAAACGCCGCTCTTCTTTATTTAATACGGACCGTATCGACCATCTCTATCATGATCCGCACTGCAAGGGCTATGATCTGACCCTGCATCATGGCGATCTGACTGATTCCTCCAGCCTGATTCGTATTGTGCAACAGGTACAACCTGATGAGATTTATAATCTCGCAGCCCAAAGTCACGTGGCTGTTTCTTTCGAAGAGCCTGAATACACCGCCAATTCGGATGCGCTTGGTGCATTAAGGCTGCTGGAAGCGATTCGAATTACGGGTTTAGAGAAAAAAACCCGCTTTTATCAGGCCAGTACCTCAGAGCTTTATGGTTTAGTACAGGAAGTACCGCAGCGTGAAACGACTCCCTTTTATCCGCGAAGCCCTTATGCAGTGGCGAAGCTGTATGCTTACTGGATTACCGTAAATTACCGCGAAGCCTACGGCATTTATGCCTGTAATGGCATTTTGTTTAACCACGAGTCGCCTATTCGTGGTGAAACCTTTGTGACCCGTAAAATTACCCGCGCCCTGGCAAGAATCAAATTAGGCTTCCAGGAACGCCTTTATCTGGGTAATTTAAATGCATTACGTGACTGGGGACATGCCCGCGATTACGTTGAAATGCAATGGCTTATGCTGCAGCAAAACCAGGCGGAAGACTTCGTTATTGCTACTGGTAAACAGCATTCTGTGCGTGAGTTCGTAGAAATTGCTGCTCGGCAAATTGGTATTGAAATGCAGTGGGAAGGCGAGAACGAGCAGGAAAAGGGCTACGATGTGAAGACTGGCCGTTGTATTGTAGAAGTCGATCCGCGCTATTTCCGCCCTGCTGAAGTGGAAACATTACTGGGCGATGCGGCCAAGGCTAAAGAAAAATTAGGCTGGGAACCCCAGACAAGCTTTGAAGACCTGGTCACTGAAATGATGCGTGAAGATTTGAAGGAAGCGCAGCGTGATGATTTGATGCGTCAGCATGGCTTTAAGTACAGTAATTTTAATGAATAATGGCTTGCAGGTGATAAAACGATGATTCCAGTCTATCAACCCTATTTCGGTGGCCGTGAAAAAGAGTATGTCAATCAATGCCTGGATTCTACCTGGATTTCTTCCAAGGGAGAGTTCATCGGCAGATTTGAAAAGGCCTTTGCTGAGTACACCGGTTCGCCCTATGCTACTACCGTTTCCAATGGAACGGTCGCCATTCATTTAGCCTTGGAAGCTCTGGGCCTTGGCGAAGGGGATGAGGTTATTGTTCCCACGCTGACGTATGTTGCTTCAGTGAATACCATTATCCAGACAGGTGCTACTCCAGTCTACGTTGATTCTTTGGAACCCAGTCTGCAAATTGATCCGGCCGATGTCATACGCAAAATTACACCACGAACCAAAGCGGTGATGGCTGTGCACCTTTACGGCCTTCCCTGCGATATGGATCAGCTGATGGCTATCTGCAAAGCGCATCAGCTTTATTTGATTGAAGATTGCGCCGAAGCCTTCGGCACTTTCTATAAAGGCCAGCATGTGGGCACTTTTGGCGATGTTGCTACGTTCAGTTTTTTTGGCAATAAAACCATTACCACTGGTGAGGGGGGAATGGTTCTTTGCAAAACGAAAGCATTGCATGAGCGCGCTTACCATCTGAAAAACCAAGGGGTGTCTTCCGAACGCGAGTATTGGCATAACATCGTTGCCTATAATTATCGCATGACTAATATTTGTGCCGCGATTGGTTTGGCACAGCTAGAGCAGGCCGATACCATCCTTGCTAAAAAGCGTGAGATCGCAGCATGGTATGAGGAAGCATTGTCTGATCTGCCCCTGTATTTCCATAAGGAAACGGAAGGCACCCGCCATTCATTCTGGATGTGTTCCATCATTCTTAATGATGCAAAAGAAAGACAAGCGCTGCGTGATTTCCTGAAAGCCAGAGAAATTGAAACCCGACCCTTTTTCCATCCCTCACACCAGTTGCCGCATTGTGCGGCCGCGGGCGAGTTTCCTGTAGCTGTTTCCTTATCTGAGCGAGGCATTAATTTGCCCAGTTCACCGGTGCTGGAATATAAGGATGTGGCCTATATTTGCGAAGCTATCCGTGCTTTTTTTAGTAAATAAGGTTTATTCGGGTGCGGCTGGCCTACAATGAGATTAAAATAGAGACTGATATTGTAACAGGGATAGGCGTGGGTCCCGCGGTCTACGCCGCGGGAATACGGAAGGTCTACGCCGCGGGAATACGGAAGGTCTACGCCGCGGGAATGCGGAAGGTCTACGCCGCGGGAATGCGGAAGGGCTACGCCGTGGGAATGCGGAAGGTCTACGCCGTGGGTATACGGTAAGTCGAATACCCGTGGCGCCGATTATCGAATCCCCGCGGCATCGACCGCGGGGCCCATGTAGTTTGATGAGAGCAACTGTGCACGGCTGTATGTATTAAGCAATAATAAAACTCTTTTTTAGATTGCTTTATTTATAACCATAACTAGCGTATTATTCATCGCAAATCATTTGCATCACTTTATGAAGTACCGAATCAGTTCGGTAAAACCTGGTTAAAAATTTGCGTATGAACAATTATTTAAAAGGCATTTGGACTTCCCGCTTTTTTTGGTCTCACCTGGCAATGGCGGATTTAAGATCCCGCTGGCGCCGCTCCGCAATGGGCATTTTCTGGTCAATTATTCAACCGCTGGGAATGACGCTATTGCTGGCTTTAGTGTTCAGCCGCTTGTTTCATGTCAATATCACTTATTACGCCCCCTATATATTATCTGGATTGATCGTCTGGGAGTTTATTGGTTCTTCATTGACCGGTGGTGCACTTGCTTTTGTCCAGGCAGACGCCTATATCAAGCAGTGCAGGCATCCACTGGCCATATACACTTTGCGTCTGGTGCTCAGCAATTTGATAGTCCTGGCGCTTGCCAGTACCGTTCTTTGGGTTTGGGCTTTGATAGTAATGCCCGAAAACTTCGGCTTCAGCTGGATTGCAACGCTGACTGTATTCCCCTTGCTTGGATTGATCATCTGGCCATTGGCGAGTCTCCTGGCTTATGTGGGTACCCGGTTTCGAGATGTTTCACACGCAATGGGACTCATCCTGCAAGTGGTCTGGTTCATCTCGCCCGTTTATTTTGAAGCAAAAATGTTTCGCAATGGCGGTTTGAGCGCCTTAGTGGATTACAATCCCCTATACCATTTGCTGCAGATTATTCGCGCCCCGGTACTGGAGGGGCAGTGGCCTACACTGGATAATTATCTGGTATGCCTGGGGGCGGCAGCCGTTTGCACTCTCCTTGCTGTATGGGTTGGAAGCAAGGCGGAGCGTCGCGTTATTTTCTACTTATGAAATAATTGTGAACCAATAGTTTTGAAATTTATGAATAAAAATTATATTAACTTAGAAAATGTAAACCTGCATTATGCTTCAGTAGCTTATCAGGAGCGTTCGCTCAAAGCCTTACTAAGCCGCCTGGGGGACAGCAAAAAAAAGAAAAGGGTGACCGATATCCATGCGCTGAAAGACATTACCCTGAATATCAAGGCTGGGGAGCGTATTGGATTAATTGGCCATAACGGCGCTGGGAAGAGCACTTTTCTAAAAACAGTTGCGGGTCTCTATCCTATTTCTTCTGGAAAATTGGATGTCAGAGGTGAAATCAGGTCATTATTTGATTTAAGCCTGGGATTTGAACCGGATGCTACCGGCAGGGAAAATATTCTCTACCGAGGTTTGCTTCTTGGGTTATCCCCAAAGTTCATGAAGAAAAGAGAGGAAGAAATTGTAGAGTTCGCGGGTCTCGGAGAGTTTATTGATTATCCAATAAAAACCTATTCTGCTGGAATGCAGGTGAGGCTTGCATTTGCAATATCTACGGCTGTAGGTGGAGACATCTTATTACTAGACGAAGTGATCGGTACTGGTGATGCCAATTTTATGCTAAAAGCAAAGGAAAGAATCAAAGGACTGATAGAGCAGGCAGAAATATTAGTGCTTGCTTCTCATGACTTTAATGCATTGAGGTCGCTTTGTGAAAGGGGATTAGTGTTCCATCACGGTGTTTTAGTTTATGATGGTCCTGTTTCCGCTGCCATTACTCACTATGAGAAACTAAACCAAGTTGCGTAAATAGCCTTAAGGATATAGCTAATGCAAGCGTTTCATAATAGTTTTTCTCAATTCAAATCAGACAGCTGTTCTGGGAAGCCGAGTTATTGGCTCAGAAAAAAAAGAAAAATTGCTATAGTGCTGCCTTTAGCATATGGCGGCGGTAATTTAAAAGGCGCTTGCCTGCTCGCTGAAACCTTACTTAATGGCAGCAGACAATGTAATGAAGAAGCTGAAATTATTATAACCTGTCTGAAAGAGCAGAAACTGTATGGGCAGGATTTAATCGAGGAATTGCCGGAAGAAATTAAAATCAGGCAGTATCAGTGGGATTTTATTGATGCATCTGCTGCTGAAAAGGCAATGTACTACGCAGGCCATACTCAATGGCAGCCCACTGAGTCCCTCTACTCCATTTTTGATGATAAGATGAATTTCTTAAGCGACTGCGATTTATGGTTAATTATTTCAGATCGAGTCCAGGCTCCCATTTTGCCGCTTAGACCTTATGTCATGATGATTTATAATTATATTGAGCGCTATATACCCGGGATTAACGCAGATAAACAGGTGCTGATTAGCAATGCCCAAAAAGCAAAAGCTGTTTTAACAACCACTAATCAAACTTATCAGGATGCAATGCAATATGGGGGAATTTCCAAAGAAAAGCTCCATAAGTTGCCGATACTCCTCCCTCATTTTAAAATGAAACCGGAAGCATTAGTTGTCGACAGGAATTATTTCTTATGGCCAACCAACGAGGGTGCCCATAAAAATAATTTCAATGGGTTTCAAGCATTAAAATACTATTATGAAGAATTGGAGGGATCGCTTGAGTGCCATATCACCGGCATCAATTCAGCGCAATTGGCAGAGCAGGCCAGTATTTCCAGTCTGATTGAACAAAGTGACAGTTTAAAATCAAATATTCATTTCTTTTCAAACTTAAATGAGAAAAAATATCAGGCTAAGCTAGTAAATGCTTCTTTTCTATGGCATCCAACCAAAATTGATAATGGTGCTTTTTCAGTAATCGAAGCGGCTTTGTATAATGTTCCATCTTTATCCAGCAGTTATCCAGCAATGCAGGAAATTGATAATGATCTTAAATTACATCTGACCTGGATGGATGCCAATAATCCGAATGATATGGGGCGGCAACTGAAATGGATGGAAGCCAATCGAGAGGAGCTCAAGAATAATGTCGAATCTGCAAACGCCATTTCAAACTCTCACTCAGGCAATTTTGCTGTTAAATATTGGAAGGTAATTCGCGAATGTCTATGAAAAAAATCTATGGGATTTATTTGGCTTACCCGCCGACCATTGATTTGCGCGATCAGGGGTTAGGGCGCCACCTGGCAGCCTTTTTAAATGGCGCGATTGAAAGCAAAGGTGCCCATTTCATCATTGTTTGCCCAAGCTGGAGCAAGAAAAGCATTCTGGCTCTAATGAAGGCAGAATCAGTTCCAGAGAGCTCTTTTCAAATTATTGCCCCGGCAAAACCGATTATTAGCCTGCAGTTATTTGATTGGTACCAGCAAATTATTTCGCGTCTCAAGCCAAAAAAAGAAAAGACAAAAAAAGTAACTTTTCTTGATCGGTTTAAGAAAACCAACTTTTATTTTAGAAAAAAAATTCTTACCGCAACCAATATTCTTCAATTCCTTTTATTAGGTGTTCCCGTTTTAATTAGCTTTTTGGTTATCAGTATATTTTCAGCAGTAGATAAAATAGTCAGATTTTTAAATGAATCATTTTTTAAACAAGGCTACATTAAAAAAAGTTGGTTTTTCAAGCGGATAATCAGACCGATTCTTGGAATCATTCGTAGCCCCAAAGATAGTTTTACTGTAACTGGCTGGTTTAAGGTAATTGAGCAGCAAGAAACTGATCTAATGCTTAAGCTGATTGAGGGCATGACTGAAGTGAGAGCCTGGTATTCTCCTACTGCATTCTGGCCCTCTTTCAATCAAATCTCAAGACCGCATCTTATGTGTGTTCCCGATGTTGTCCTCACCGAGTTTCCTATTGGTTTTGCCAATGTTGGCGGCAACCGCTTTTTAGATACATTTAAAACAATAGAGCACGCAATTGAAGGCGGGACTCATTTCGTTACATACAGTGACCATGTTAAGAAAACGATATTAGTTAAACGTTATAAACGAAAGGAAAAACACGTTCGTGTGATTCCCCATGCTGCCAATACCCTCCATCAAATTATTGAACAACAGGCAATGAGCAGTAAGGAAATTGAAAACGCTTATCAACAGCATTTTTCAAACGCATTGACTAAAAGCTCGCTGCAAGAAAATGGCGGCACCGCGGCAAATGCAGATTTGAAGTTTATTTTTTATGCCAGTCAGTTCAGGCCTTCCAAGAATGTAATAACATTGCTCCGTGCTTATCAGTATTTATTGAGGGAACGATTTGTAACCCATAAATTAATCCTTACAGGAAAGCCCAAGGTGATGGAGGAGATTGACCAGTTTATTATTGACAACCAGCTTGGTCATGAAGTTTTATTATTGTCGGGCTTATCAGTAGCGGAACTTGCTGCTTGCTATAAACTAGCCGACTTGGCCGTTAACCCAAGCCTGAGCGAGGGTGGTTGTCCGTTTACGTTTACAGAGGCCTTGTCAGTAGGCACCCCTGTGGTCATGGCTGATATTCCCGTCACGACCGAGATTATCAATGATCCTGGCTTGCAGCAGCAGATGTTATTTGATCCCTATAGTTGGAAATCGCTTGCCGACCGGATTGAGTGGGCTTTGACTAATCGGGACAAATTGTTAAAACAGCAAGTTCATTTCTTCGATAAGCTGGCTCAACGAACCTGGAAGGATGTAGTGAATGATTACATCAATGAGCTTGACAGGATTTCAGAGTCGGTTAATGTTGAAGCCAGTGGACAAGTTATATGAAGCAATTAGTAATCCTGGGATTCGGTGGCCACGCACGCAGTGTGGCGGATATTGCTTTATCCAATGATATTGATTCCCTTGTTTTTATTGATGAAAATGCTGGAGAAAACGAGTATTTCCTTCATTATCCCGTACTTAAGGTTTATACAGGAATGGTCGATGCCTGTATTCCGGCAGCAGGCGATAACCACCGACGCGAACGGCAATACCATTGGGCTATCAGGCAGCAGTGGCCGATGAGTAGAGTATTATCGTACTTGGCGAGACAAGGTGTAGGTTCAGTGGTTGGTGCAGGAACTATAGCTGGACACTATTCATTCGTTGGTCCTATGGCTATTGTGGGAAAGGCTTGTATCATTAACAATGGCGCAATTATTGAGCACGATTGCCATGTGGGTAATTTTTGCCATATTTCGGTCAATGCGACATTGGCAGGCAAGGTCAGTCTAGGGGATTATGTATTCGTTGGTGCTGGCGCTGTCGTCAAGGATGGTATAACGATTGGAAATAACATTATTATTGGTGCGGGGGCTACCGTAACCAGAGATTTGGATATAGCAGGGGTTTATACAGGCACACCTGCTCGGCTTCAAAGGAAATTTGCTGAGGATATGGAATGATAAAGAGATTAATGTGGCTATTAAATCATGGCACTGCCAGAAAATTTGAACTGGCCATAATGAAAAAGCTGGGCGTAGAAGAAATATATTTACCAAAAATATACCCTTCCGATCCAAGGTTTCGCAGTGTATCTGTTGATCATTCTGAAGACCAGAATTTAACTATTCCAAAAAAAGAACTGGATATTTTAAATGCGCAGAACTGGTACATTAATCCAAGTGTTGAAGCCTGGGAAATCGCCAACAAATATTTTCCGGTAATCTTTTTTATTCTGTATGACTGTAATTTACTTAAACTTGTAGCAAAGCATTACAAGGGTATTGCTGTATGGCGGACTTATGGGCTCGATAAAACCCTCTCATACAGTATGATTATTGAACAGACAAACACTAAACGATATGCCGAGCTACTTGGCGAAAGATTAGTTTTTGGCCAGGCGTATCCTCATTTGCATACCATTGAACGCCCCTTCCTTGCCGAGCGGCGTGTGGATTTACCGGCTGGTATGTTTGATTGTGAAATGAATGATGAGTGGATTGGTACCAACAAGAAAATATATTTCGTGTGCCCGGATATTGGATTTAGTGTCTATTATCAACAGATTTACCGGGAGTTTGTAGAACAACTCGGTGATTTTCCTCATGCAATCGCAGGCAGCCAACCTGTGTATGTTTCCGATCCCAATATTCTAGGTTTTGTCGCAAAAGAAGCCCATGAACGCAATATGCGTGAAATGCGGGTGATGTACTATCATAGCTCTGAACCAAACCATATCCACTATCATCCGTTCGAAGCTTTAAAAGCAGGTATGCCGTTGATTTTTATGGCAGGCGGAATCCTAGATCAGTTCGGCGGACATTCTTTACCAGGACGTTGCGAATCCATTGATGAAGCAAGAAAAAAAATAAAACGTATCCTTAATGATGATTGGAGCCTCATCGCTGATATACGAAAAAGTCAGGAAGTGTTGCTAAATCCAATGCGGCTGGAGACTTGCTATAACGATTGGCTGAAAGGATTCCAGCGGATAGCCCAATTGGTGGAAGAGCATAAGAGTCGCCCTCCTGTCATAAAGAAAAAGAAGTTCCGCATCGCCCTTTTTTTCAATGATGCAATAAACTATGAACTTCAGCTAATGATTCAGATGCTAAAAGCCGGAGCTAAGCAGGCGGGTACAGAATTGGATTTAATATTCGCGTTTGAGCAAATACCTGTAATAAGTAAGGAAGAGCTTGCGGAATTCAATTATCGATTATTTAAATGGGTAACACTGGACAGTGAAGCATCATTCAGGGCTTTAAGCTATGAGGGTTGTCCAAAGCCATTGGTAAATGCCGATTTCTATGTTCCTGATGACGGGATTAACTGTTTTCTGGATTGTGACTTATGGATTTTCCCTGTGGACTGTCTACGTTACCCGATCTTACCAATCAGACCCTACATCTTGAATTTACTGAATTTCTCTTCCTCTGCCGAAAAAAATGCCCAGAATCTTTTTGATGATCAACTAATTCCTCATTGCCATATTGCTGAAGCAACGTTTACCACCTCCAGTTATCTGTCAGATAGTTTGGTGCGTGTGATTGGCATTCCGGAAAACAAGGTTGCTCGGTGGGTTGTATGCTCCGAACTTGATGAGATTGCACTGGAAAAAAAACCGGCATTGGATCGCTTCCTCTG encodes:
- the gmd gene encoding GDP-mannose 4,6-dehydratase, whose product is MQKKVALITGITGQDGAYLAELLLAKGYEVHGIKRRSSLFNTDRIDHLYHDPHCKGYDLTLHHGDLTDSSSLIRIVQQVQPDEIYNLAAQSHVAVSFEEPEYTANSDALGALRLLEAIRITGLEKKTRFYQASTSELYGLVQEVPQRETTPFYPRSPYAVAKLYAYWITVNYREAYGIYACNGILFNHESPIRGETFVTRKITRALARIKLGFQERLYLGNLNALRDWGHARDYVEMQWLMLQQNQAEDFVIATGKQHSVREFVEIAARQIGIEMQWEGENEQEKGYDVKTGRCIVEVDPRYFRPAEVETLLGDAAKAKEKLGWEPQTSFEDLVTEMMREDLKEAQRDDLMRQHGFKYSNFNE
- a CDS encoding DegT/DnrJ/EryC1/StrS family aminotransferase is translated as MIPVYQPYFGGREKEYVNQCLDSTWISSKGEFIGRFEKAFAEYTGSPYATTVSNGTVAIHLALEALGLGEGDEVIVPTLTYVASVNTIIQTGATPVYVDSLEPSLQIDPADVIRKITPRTKAVMAVHLYGLPCDMDQLMAICKAHQLYLIEDCAEAFGTFYKGQHVGTFGDVATFSFFGNKTITTGEGGMVLCKTKALHERAYHLKNQGVSSEREYWHNIVAYNYRMTNICAAIGLAQLEQADTILAKKREIAAWYEEALSDLPLYFHKETEGTRHSFWMCSIILNDAKERQALRDFLKAREIETRPFFHPSHQLPHCAAAGEFPVAVSLSERGINLPSSPVLEYKDVAYICEAIRAFFSK
- a CDS encoding ABC transporter permease, with product MNNYLKGIWTSRFFWSHLAMADLRSRWRRSAMGIFWSIIQPLGMTLLLALVFSRLFHVNITYYAPYILSGLIVWEFIGSSLTGGALAFVQADAYIKQCRHPLAIYTLRLVLSNLIVLALASTVLWVWALIVMPENFGFSWIATLTVFPLLGLIIWPLASLLAYVGTRFRDVSHAMGLILQVVWFISPVYFEAKMFRNGGLSALVDYNPLYHLLQIIRAPVLEGQWPTLDNYLVCLGAAAVCTLLAVWVGSKAERRVIFYL
- a CDS encoding ABC transporter ATP-binding protein, whose amino-acid sequence is MNKNYINLENVNLHYASVAYQERSLKALLSRLGDSKKKKRVTDIHALKDITLNIKAGERIGLIGHNGAGKSTFLKTVAGLYPISSGKLDVRGEIRSLFDLSLGFEPDATGRENILYRGLLLGLSPKFMKKREEEIVEFAGLGEFIDYPIKTYSAGMQVRLAFAISTAVGGDILLLDEVIGTGDANFMLKAKERIKGLIEQAEILVLASHDFNALRSLCERGLVFHHGVLVYDGPVSAAITHYEKLNQVA
- a CDS encoding glycosyltransferase family 1 protein; protein product: MQAFHNSFSQFKSDSCSGKPSYWLRKKRKIAIVLPLAYGGGNLKGACLLAETLLNGSRQCNEEAEIIITCLKEQKLYGQDLIEELPEEIKIRQYQWDFIDASAAEKAMYYAGHTQWQPTESLYSIFDDKMNFLSDCDLWLIISDRVQAPILPLRPYVMMIYNYIERYIPGINADKQVLISNAQKAKAVLTTTNQTYQDAMQYGGISKEKLHKLPILLPHFKMKPEALVVDRNYFLWPTNEGAHKNNFNGFQALKYYYEELEGSLECHITGINSAQLAEQASISSLIEQSDSLKSNIHFFSNLNEKKYQAKLVNASFLWHPTKIDNGAFSVIEAALYNVPSLSSSYPAMQEIDNDLKLHLTWMDANNPNDMGRQLKWMEANREELKNNVESANAISNSHSGNFAVKYWKVIRECL
- a CDS encoding glycosyltransferase is translated as MSMKKIYGIYLAYPPTIDLRDQGLGRHLAAFLNGAIESKGAHFIIVCPSWSKKSILALMKAESVPESSFQIIAPAKPIISLQLFDWYQQIISRLKPKKEKTKKVTFLDRFKKTNFYFRKKILTATNILQFLLLGVPVLISFLVISIFSAVDKIVRFLNESFFKQGYIKKSWFFKRIIRPILGIIRSPKDSFTVTGWFKVIEQQETDLMLKLIEGMTEVRAWYSPTAFWPSFNQISRPHLMCVPDVVLTEFPIGFANVGGNRFLDTFKTIEHAIEGGTHFVTYSDHVKKTILVKRYKRKEKHVRVIPHAANTLHQIIEQQAMSSKEIENAYQQHFSNALTKSSLQENGGTAANADLKFIFYASQFRPSKNVITLLRAYQYLLRERFVTHKLILTGKPKVMEEIDQFIIDNQLGHEVLLLSGLSVAELAACYKLADLAVNPSLSEGGCPFTFTEALSVGTPVVMADIPVTTEIINDPGLQQQMLFDPYSWKSLADRIEWALTNRDKLLKQQVHFFDKLAQRTWKDVVNDYINELDRISESVNVEASGQVI
- a CDS encoding NeuD/PglB/VioB family sugar acetyltransferase produces the protein MKQLVILGFGGHARSVADIALSNDIDSLVFIDENAGENEYFLHYPVLKVYTGMVDACIPAAGDNHRRERQYHWAIRQQWPMSRVLSYLARQGVGSVVGAGTIAGHYSFVGPMAIVGKACIINNGAIIEHDCHVGNFCHISVNATLAGKVSLGDYVFVGAGAVVKDGITIGNNIIIGAGATVTRDLDIAGVYTGTPARLQRKFAEDME